One window of the Paraburkholderia sp. PGU19 genome contains the following:
- the rho gene encoding transcription termination factor Rho, producing the protein MHLSELKTLHVSQLIEMANGLEIESANRLRKQELMFAILKKRAKTGETIFGDGTLEVLPDGFGFLRSPETSYLASTDDIYISPSQIRRFNLHTGDTIEGEVRTPKDGERYFALVKVDKVNGQPPEASKHKIMFENLTPLHPNKVLLLEREMRGEENVTGRIIDMIAPIGKGQRGLLVASPKSGKTVMLQHIAHAIKQNHPDVILFVLLIDERPEEVTEMQRSVAGEVIASTFDEPAARHVQVAEMVIEKAKRLVEMKNDVVILLDSITRLARAYNTVVPASGKVLTGGVDANALQRPKRFFGAARNIEEGGSLTIIGTALIETGSRMDDVIYEEFKGTGNMEVHLERRLAEKRVYPSINLNKSGTRREELLIKPEILQKIWVLRKFIHDMDEVEAMEFLLDKIRQTKNNAEFFDMMRRGGG; encoded by the coding sequence ATGCATTTATCCGAGCTTAAGACTCTGCACGTGTCCCAATTGATCGAGATGGCCAATGGTCTCGAGATCGAAAGTGCGAACCGCCTGCGCAAGCAGGAACTGATGTTCGCCATTCTAAAAAAGCGCGCCAAAACGGGCGAAACGATCTTCGGTGACGGCACCCTCGAAGTGCTGCCGGACGGCTTCGGCTTCCTGCGCTCGCCGGAAACCTCGTATCTCGCCAGCACGGACGACATCTACATCTCCCCGTCGCAGATCCGCCGCTTCAACCTGCATACGGGCGACACCATCGAAGGTGAAGTCCGCACGCCGAAGGACGGCGAGCGCTACTTCGCGCTGGTGAAGGTCGACAAGGTCAACGGCCAGCCGCCGGAAGCCTCGAAGCACAAGATCATGTTCGAGAATCTGACGCCGCTGCACCCGAACAAGGTGCTGCTGCTCGAACGTGAAATGCGTGGCGAGGAAAACGTCACGGGCCGCATCATCGACATGATCGCGCCGATCGGCAAGGGCCAGCGCGGCCTGCTCGTCGCGTCGCCGAAGTCCGGCAAGACCGTGATGCTTCAGCACATCGCGCATGCGATCAAGCAGAACCACCCCGACGTGATCCTGTTCGTGCTGCTGATCGACGAACGTCCTGAAGAAGTGACGGAAATGCAGCGCTCGGTGGCGGGCGAAGTCATTGCGTCCACCTTCGACGAACCGGCCGCGCGTCACGTGCAGGTCGCCGAAATGGTGATCGAAAAAGCCAAGCGCCTCGTCGAAATGAAGAACGACGTCGTGATTCTGCTTGACTCGATCACGCGTCTCGCGCGCGCCTACAACACGGTTGTCCCGGCATCGGGCAAGGTGCTGACGGGCGGTGTCGACGCGAACGCGCTGCAACGTCCGAAGCGCTTCTTTGGCGCGGCCCGTAACATCGAGGAAGGCGGTTCGCTGACCATCATCGGCACGGCGCTGATCGAAACGGGCAGCCGCATGGACGACGTGATCTACGAAGAGTTCAAGGGCACGGGCAATATGGAAGTGCACCTCGAGCGCCGTCTCGCGGAAAAGCGCGTCTATCCGTCGATCAACCTGAACAAGTCCGGCACGCGTCGCGAAGAACTGCTCATCAAGCCCGAGATCCTGCAAAAGATCTGGGTGCTGCGCAAGTTCATCCACGACATGGACGAAGTCGAAGCAATGGAATTCCTGCTCGACAAGATCCGCCAGACGAAGAACAACGCCGAGTTCTTCGACATGATGCGTCGCGGCGGCGGCTAA
- a CDS encoding MerR family transcriptional regulator produces MPIADSPTLLTVRDAAERLAVTPRTLKYYEERGLVTPSRSEGRYRLYDENDLERFSRILRLRALGFSLAGITEMLKRPLENTESGRRGYSMESLQQIRDGLAQQVESLDARIESVQRELKEAQKLKAELSDDLDYVQRRLAGESADDLIQKRRASAALKRTKSTKA; encoded by the coding sequence ATGCCGATCGCCGATTCCCCCACTCTGCTGACCGTGCGCGACGCCGCCGAACGCCTGGCCGTCACGCCGCGCACGCTCAAATACTACGAAGAACGCGGGCTCGTCACGCCCAGTCGCAGCGAGGGTCGCTATCGTCTGTACGACGAGAACGACCTCGAACGCTTTTCGCGCATCCTGCGTTTGCGCGCGCTCGGTTTTTCGCTCGCGGGCATTACCGAAATGCTGAAGCGGCCGCTTGAAAACACCGAAAGCGGACGCCGCGGCTATTCGATGGAATCATTGCAGCAGATACGCGACGGTCTCGCGCAGCAGGTCGAGTCGCTCGATGCGCGGATCGAATCCGTGCAGCGCGAACTGAAGGAAGCGCAGAAGCTCAAAGCCGAACTGAGCGACGATCTGGATTACGTGCAGCGCCGTCTCGCCGGCGAAAGCGCCGACGATCTGATCCAGAAGCGGCGCGCATCGGCCGCATTGAAGCGCACCAAAAGCACGAAAGCCTGA
- a CDS encoding M90 family metallopeptidase translates to MFSKLTRWLDTRRRDRALRTYAIDDALWQATLDGLPFLSHLAPADLQRLREMTSLFIAQKEFSTAHELELTEQITVAIAVQACLPVLNLGLELYRGWVGVIIYPGEFVIRKTVEDEDGVVHEVEHDASGEAWEGGPVILSWEDAQMTDGSDAYNVVIHEFAHKIDMVTGEADGHPPLFRKLHAPLDSAHWADVFDHAYDQFCVKVDAVPDRRWARFERESLIDPYATDHPSEFFAVCSEALFVKPREFEAEYPELYRLLARYYRQDPARTGALGDANV, encoded by the coding sequence ATGTTTTCGAAACTCACTCGATGGCTCGATACGCGCCGCCGCGACCGCGCGCTGCGCACCTACGCGATCGACGACGCGCTCTGGCAGGCGACGCTCGACGGCCTGCCGTTTCTGTCGCATCTCGCGCCCGCCGACCTGCAGCGCCTGCGCGAGATGACGAGTCTGTTCATCGCGCAAAAGGAATTCTCGACCGCGCACGAGCTCGAACTGACCGAACAGATCACCGTCGCGATCGCCGTGCAGGCCTGCCTGCCCGTGCTCAATCTCGGGCTGGAGCTGTATCGCGGCTGGGTCGGCGTGATCATCTATCCGGGGGAGTTCGTGATCCGCAAGACGGTCGAGGACGAAGACGGCGTCGTGCATGAAGTCGAGCACGACGCGAGCGGCGAAGCGTGGGAAGGCGGACCCGTGATCCTGTCGTGGGAAGACGCGCAGATGACGGACGGCTCGGACGCCTACAACGTCGTGATTCATGAGTTCGCGCACAAGATCGACATGGTGACGGGCGAAGCGGATGGTCACCCGCCCCTTTTTCGCAAGCTGCATGCGCCGCTCGATTCCGCGCATTGGGCGGACGTGTTCGACCACGCTTACGACCAGTTCTGTGTGAAGGTGGACGCCGTGCCGGATCGCCGCTGGGCGCGCTTCGAGCGCGAATCGCTGATCGATCCGTATGCGACCGATCACCCATCGGAATTTTTTGCCGTTTGCAGCGAGGCGCTGTTCGTGAAGCCGCGCGAGTTCGAGGCGGAATATCCCGAGCTTTACCGGCTGCTCGCGCGCTATTACCGGCAGGACCCGGCGCGCACGGGCGCGCTGGGCGATGCAAACGTCTGA
- a CDS encoding type B 50S ribosomal protein L31, whose protein sequence is MKEGIHPNYREVLFVDMSIDFKFVTRSTIQTKETAEFEGKTYPLAKIEVSSESHPFYTGQQKIMDTAGRVEKFNKKFGARASGKAGK, encoded by the coding sequence ATGAAAGAAGGCATTCACCCGAATTACCGCGAAGTCCTGTTCGTCGATATGTCGATCGACTTCAAGTTCGTGACGCGCTCGACCATCCAGACGAAGGAAACGGCCGAATTCGAAGGCAAGACGTACCCGCTGGCGAAGATCGAAGTCTCGTCGGAATCGCACCCGTTCTACACGGGCCAGCAGAAGATCATGGACACGGCAGGCCGCGTCGAGAAGTTCAACAAGAAGTTCGGCGCCCGCGCTTCGGGCAAGGCCGGCAAGTAA